GCGCAGCGACCGCAGGGTGGAGACCTGGATCTGGTCCCACAGCCGGTCCAGGGTGTGCAGCGCCACCGGGTTCGCCGCCAGTTCGGCGACCCGGCGGTGGAACTCCCGGTTCAGCCGAACCCCCTCGGTCAACCGGCCGTCGGCGGTGGCCCGGTGGGTGCGGTCCGCGAGTTCCGCCACGTCCGCCAGCTCGGCCGGGGCGAGCCGTCCGGCGCGCTGCCGCTCGGCCGCCAGCTCGGCGGTCAGCGCCTCCAGCGCCGCCCGCACCCGGTAGACCTGCGCGAGCTCCTCCGCCGCCAGCCGCACCACCTGCACGCCGCGCCCGGCCGTCGACAGCAGGCCGTCCGCGGTCAGGGCCCGGAACGCCTCGCGGACCGGGGTGCGGCTCACGCCGAGGGTCTCGGCGACCTCCACCTCGGCCAGCCGGGACCCCGCCGGGTAGCTGCCGTCCAGGATCAGTTCCCGCAGGCGTCGGCGGGTGCTCTCGGTCTGCACGGCAGCAGCGTACGTCTCTGCATGCATTGCATGCAATCGCCATGTGCATGGTGCATGGCGATGGTGGGGGAACTCGTTGGGAGACCGGCGGGCCGGTCCGCTATATTCGCGCAGCCGCCGAACTTGATTCACTCCCAGGGGGGAACCACCCATGTCGTTCGAGCAGGAACGCTCCGGGGAGGACCACCCGGAAACCGGGGCGGCCGAGCCCCGCCCGAGCCACTCCCTGGAGAAGCGCCCCGAGCCTGCTGCCGCCGAGGCCGTGGCCCCCGCGGCTCCCGCCGCCGAGCCCGACGCGTCCACCCCGTTCGCACGGCCGGACGCCACCGGGACCCCGGCTCCGGCGGCTCCGCAGGACCGGCCCGGGCCGAGCCACTCCCTGGAGAAGCGCCCCGAGCCCGCTGATCCGGAGGACCGGCCCGGGCCGAGCCGGCTGCCGGCGAAGGGCCCCGAGTCCGCGCATGCCGAACCTGCCGGGGCCGCGCCGTTCGTGCGGCCGGACGCGACCGAGGCTCCGGCGCCGCCTGCTCCGTCGGACCGGCCCGTGTCGCAGGAGCCTGCCAACCCGTGGGCCGTCGCCGCCCCGTCGCCCGTGGCCGCCGCCCCGGGGCCCGTGCCCGGCCCCAACCCGTGGGCCGTCGCCGGCACCCAACAGCCGTGGGGGAGCGGCGCGTTGCCCCCGCCGGCCGCCGGAGCGCCGGGCGCCCCGGGCTGGGGTGCCCAGCCCGGGTTCCCCGCGCAGCCCGGCTACCCCGGCTACCCGGCCGGTCCGCAGGCGCCGCGCTCGCTCTACACCAACGGGCTGGCGATCGCCTCCCTGGTGACCGGTCTGATCTGCTGCGTGGGCTTCATCGCGATCGGCCTGGGCATCGGCGCGCTGAAGCAGATCAAGCGCACCGGCGAGCGCGGCAAGGCGCTCGCCGTCGTCGGCATCGTGACCGGCTCCATCTGGCTGCTGGTGATGGCGCTGTTCCTCGCCTTCGGCGACTTCAGCGGCGACTACGAGTACGACGACGGCTACGACTCGCCGAACTCGACCAGTACCCACACTTCGGCCGGCGGCAGCGGCAGCGAGCCGCTCAACTCGCCGTTCGTGCTGATGGTCGGCCAGTGCTTCGACGACAGCCAGCCGCTCCGTCCCAAGGTGGTCGACTGCGCCGTCAAGCACGACGGCGAGGTCTTCTGGACCGGTCAGGCCGCGGAGGCCGGCGCCGACTACCCGGGCGACGCCGTGCTGCGGGCCGAGGCCGACCGGCAGTGCCTCGACCACCTGGACAGCTACGTGCTCGACACCTGGTCGCTCCCGGAGGAGGTCGGGTACAAGTACTTCTACCCGGAGCGGATCTCCTGGAAGCGGACCACCGGCCGACGCATCGTCTGCTTCCTCGCGAACACCGACAAGTCGCTGCTCACCGGCTCGTTCCGCACCGACCTGAGCAAGCTGACGCCCGACCAGAAGCAGCTGCTGGACGCCGCGAACCCGTACGACCGGGCCCTGAACGCCGCCCCGGACGAGGACATCGAGATCGAGGACGACCCGGCGGCCTACCGCGCCTGGGCCCGCAGCATGGCCACCGCCTCCACGGAGCTGACCGGCAGGCTGACGAGCGCGAAGTGGAACCCCGCCCAGCAGGGCGCGGCGAACGACCTGGCGGCCGAGATCAAGGTGGCCGGCCAGCACTTCCGGGCCGCCGCCGACTCCAAGGACGACGCGACGCTCCGCCGCGAGCTGCGCACCGCCACCGACCACCTGGGCATGGACCAGATCACCGAACTGCGCCGCGAACTCGGCCTCGGCACGCTCGACGAGGAGCCCGCCAAGCACTCCTCCGGCCAGACCGTCTGACGCGGCGCCACACCGAGCTGTTCCCGAGGGGGGAAACACCGATGTCGCTCAGCAGAGAATCAGCACAGGAACAGGAACAGGAACCGGGGTCGGGCCCGGGCGCCGGACCGCCGCCGGCCTACGCCGAGTACCCGAACCTGGTGCAGCCGGCGGCGGCGGACGTCCGGAACACCCTGGCGATCGCCGCGATGGTGACCGGCCTGCTGTTCTTCGTCGGATTCGTCGGCATCGCCCTGGGCGTCGCCGCGCTGCGGCAGATCCGGCGTACCGGCGAGCGCGGCCGGGCGATGGCGATCACGGGCATCGTGGGCGGCGCCGTCTGGCCGGTGATCCTGATCGGCACGCTGATCGCCCCGAGCCCGGACCAGCAGGACCTGGACCGCTACGGCAACCCGGTGCCGGCGGCGTCCCGGCTCTACGGCACTCCGCTGCCCAGCACGCGGCCGGACGCCCGGCTGGAGCTCGCCCAGGGCGACTGCTTCAAGGAACTGAACGGCAACCCGGCGACCGTCACGGGCTGCGCCAAGGAGCACCAGGGTGAGGTCTACTGGACCGGGGAGTCGGACACCCTCGGCTCCGCCGCCCCGAGCGAGGCCCAGATCGAGGCGGAGGCCCGCCGGCTCTGCCTGGAGCATCTCGACGGGTACGTGCTCGACACCTGGGCGCTGCCGGCCACCGTCTCGCTCGACCACGCCGCCCCCGGCGCGCGGTCCTGGCAGGACCCGTCCGGGCGCCGCTTCGTCTGCTTCCTGTCCGGCGAGGGCAAGCCGCTCATCGGCTCGCTGCGCACCGACCTGGGCAAGCTGACGCAGGACCAGAAGCAGTTGCTGACGGCCACCGGCCGGTTCGGCCGGATGTGGTACCGCAAGCCCCCCGGGATCCGCGGTGTCGCGGACGACCCGACGGGCTACCGGACCTGGGCGAACTTCCTGTCGATCGGTGCCAACGCGCAGGCCACGGACCTGCTCGCGGGGGTGTGGCAGCCCGCCCAGCAGGCGGACGTGGACCGGCTGGTGGCCGAGTCGAGGACGGCCGCCGACCACTTCGCGGCGGCCGGGCGGGCCGCCGACCTCGGCTCCCTCGCGCAGGAGCTGGAACTGGGCTTCCAGCACATCGGCGAGGAGCAGGTCGACCGGCTGCGCCAGTCGCTCGGCCTGCCGGCCGGCGCGCCGAACTCGGACTGGCGGCCCGCGGCGGTCACCGTCTGACGGCCGCCCGCCGGGCCGGGTCGTGACGATCCGTCACCACCCGGCCCCGCTGTCCGTTCACTCGCCGGCGGCGGCCCGCGAAGCGGCGTGGGCGGCGGCGTGGCGGACCAGCCGGGCCGGGAGTTCGGGGGCACCCGTCCAGTGCAGGTGCAGGTAGGAGGCGTGCACCGAGCCGTGCAGGTGGCCCTCGGTGTGCGGGCCGGCGGGGGTGCGCCAGGCCCAGGCGGGGGACGGGCCGGCCGCCGGGTCGGTGGTGGTGCGGTGGAACTCGTGGCCGCGCACCCGGGAGCCCGCCGCGGCCAGCGGCGAGTCGGCGAGCGCCACCGCCTCCCGGTAGCCGAGGGTCAGCCGGGAGGTCATCCGGGCCGTCGCGTCGAGCACGCCGCACATCGGCAGCCCGTCCAACTCCCGCCCCAGGTAGAGCAGTCCGGCGCACTCGCCGACCACCGGCGCGCCGCTCGCGGCGAGGGCGGCGACCGCCCGGCGCAGCGCCGCGTTGGCGCTCAGCTCGGAGACGTACACCTCGGGGAAGCCGCCGCCGATCACCAACGCCGCGGTCCGCTCCGGCAGTTGCTCGTCGTGCAGCGGGTCGAAGGCGACCACCTCGGCCCCGGCGGCGGTCAGCAGCTCGGCGTTCTCCGCGTACGAGAAGGAGAAGGCCGCGCCGCCGGCCAGCGCGATCCGGGGCCGGGGTCCGGCCACCGGTTCGACCTCCGCCGCCGCGTCCCACGGCCCGGCCGCCAGCGGCGGCGCGGACCGGGCCAGCGCCAGCACGGCGTTCAGGTCGACGGACCCGGCGACCAGCTCGCCCATCTCGCGGACCGCCCGCACCGCCTCGGCGGAGCGTTCCACGGCCGGGACCAGGCCCAGGTGCCGGGACGGCGTGTCGACGGCGCCGGCCCGGCGCACCGCGCCCAGCACCGGTACCCCGGAGCCCTCCTCCAGGGCCTCCCGCAGCAGCGTCTCGTGCCGGTCCGAGGCCACCTTGTTGAGGATCACCCCGGCGAGCCGGACCTCCGGGTCCCAGGACGCGAAGCCGTGCACCAGCGCCGCCACCGAGCGGGACTGCGAGGAGGCGTCCACCACCAGCACGACCGGCGCCCGCAGCAGCTTCGCCACCTGCGCGGTGGATGCCAGCTCGCCGCGCCCGGCCGCTCCGTCGTACAGGCCCATCACGCCCTCGACCACCGCCACGTCCGCCCCGGCCGCGCCGTGCGCGAACAGTGGGGCGATCCGCTCCGGGCCGCTCATCCAGGCGTCCAGGTTGCGGCCCGGGCGGCCGGCGGCCAGCGCGTGGTAGCCGGGGTCGATGTAGTCCGGGCCGACCTTGTGCGGGGAGACCTTCAGCCCGCGCGCGGCCAGCGCCGCGATCAGGCCGGTGGCCACCGTGGTCTTGCCCGCGCCGGAGGACGGCGCGGCGACGACGATCCGAGGGATGCTGTTCAACGGACTACCACTCGATACCGCGCTGGCCCTTGCGGCCCGCGTCCATCGGATGCTTCAGCTTGGTCATCTCGGTGACCAGGTCGGCCAGTTCGAGCAGCGGCTCGGGCGCGTTCCGGCCGGTCACCACCACGTGCTGGCTGCCCGGGCGGTCCCGCAGCACCTCGACCACCTCCGCCACGTCGATCCACCCCCAGTGCAGCGGGTAGGTGAACTCGTCCAGCACGTAGAACCGGTAGGTCTCGGCCGCCAGGTCGCGCTTGACCTGCTCCCAGCCCTCCAGCGCCGCCTCCTCGGAGGACTCGATGTCGCGCTGCACCCAGGACCAGCCCGAGCCCATCTTGTGCCAGGCCACCATGCCGCCCTGCCCGGACTCGCCGAGCACCCGCAGCGCGTTCTCCTCGCCGACCTTCCACTTCGCCGACTTGACGAACTGGAACACCCCGATCGGCCAGCCCTGGTTCCAGGCCCGCAGCGCCATGCCGAACGCCGCCGTGGACTTCCCCTTGCCCGGCCCGGTGTGCACCGCCGTGATCGGCAGCGTCCTTCGCTGACGGGTCGTCAGACCGTCGTCCGGGACGTTCTCCGCAACTCCCTTGGGCATGTCGGCTCAAGCCGCCTTTCGCATCATCGTCGAACGGGTCTCCCGCACCAGCGAGGCCACACCCTCGGCCCGCAGCTCGTCCAGGCTCACCGCGTCACCGTTCAGGTGCGCGGCCAACTCCCGGGCCAGGCCCAGCCGGACGGGGCCGGACTCGCAGTCCAGCACCACCGAGGCCACGCCCTGCGCGGCCAGCAGGCCGGCCGCCCGGCGCGAGCGCGCCAGCGCGTCCTTCGCCCCGGTCGCCCGGCCGTCGGTCACCACCACCAGCAGCGCCCGCCGGTCCGGGTCGCGCAGCCGCTCCACCCGCAGCACCTCGTGCGCCCGCAGCAGACCCGCCTCCAGCGGCGTCCGCCCGCCGGTCGGCAACTGCTCCAGCCGGGCCGCGCCCACCTCCACCGAGGAGGTCGGCGGCAGCGCCAACTCCGCGGCCGCGCCCCGGAAGGTCACCATGCCGATCTTGTCGCGCCGCTGGTAGGCGTCCATCAGCAGGGACAGCACCGCGCCCTTCACCGCCGTCATCCGCTGCCGCGCCGCCATCGACCCGGAGGCGTCCACCACGAACAGCACCAGGTTCGACTCCCGCCCCCGGCGCACCTGTTCGCGCAGGTCGTCGCGGCGCAGCAGCAGCGCCC
The DNA window shown above is from Streptomyces sp. TLI_171 and carries:
- a CDS encoding GntR family transcriptional regulator translates to MQTESTRRRLRELILDGSYPAGSRLAEVEVAETLGVSRTPVREAFRALTADGLLSTAGRGVQVVRLAAEELAQVYRVRAALEALTAELAAERQRAGRLAPAELADVAELADRTHRATADGRLTEGVRLNREFHRRVAELAANPVALHTLDRLWDQIQVSTLRSLRAPDRTDLVDAQHRELLAAITAGDPAAAADAARRHVLDTCAADRLTD
- a CDS encoding DUF4190 domain-containing protein, with the protein product MSFEQERSGEDHPETGAAEPRPSHSLEKRPEPAAAEAVAPAAPAAEPDASTPFARPDATGTPAPAAPQDRPGPSHSLEKRPEPADPEDRPGPSRLPAKGPESAHAEPAGAAPFVRPDATEAPAPPAPSDRPVSQEPANPWAVAAPSPVAAAPGPVPGPNPWAVAGTQQPWGSGALPPPAAGAPGAPGWGAQPGFPAQPGYPGYPAGPQAPRSLYTNGLAIASLVTGLICCVGFIAIGLGIGALKQIKRTGERGKALAVVGIVTGSIWLLVMALFLAFGDFSGDYEYDDGYDSPNSTSTHTSAGGSGSEPLNSPFVLMVGQCFDDSQPLRPKVVDCAVKHDGEVFWTGQAAEAGADYPGDAVLRAEADRQCLDHLDSYVLDTWSLPEEVGYKYFYPERISWKRTTGRRIVCFLANTDKSLLTGSFRTDLSKLTPDQKQLLDAANPYDRALNAAPDEDIEIEDDPAAYRAWARSMATASTELTGRLTSAKWNPAQQGAANDLAAEIKVAGQHFRAAADSKDDATLRRELRTATDHLGMDQITELRRELGLGTLDEEPAKHSSGQTV
- a CDS encoding DUF4190 domain-containing protein; this translates as MSLSRESAQEQEQEPGSGPGAGPPPAYAEYPNLVQPAAADVRNTLAIAAMVTGLLFFVGFVGIALGVAALRQIRRTGERGRAMAITGIVGGAVWPVILIGTLIAPSPDQQDLDRYGNPVPAASRLYGTPLPSTRPDARLELAQGDCFKELNGNPATVTGCAKEHQGEVYWTGESDTLGSAAPSEAQIEAEARRLCLEHLDGYVLDTWALPATVSLDHAAPGARSWQDPSGRRFVCFLSGEGKPLIGSLRTDLGKLTQDQKQLLTATGRFGRMWYRKPPGIRGVADDPTGYRTWANFLSIGANAQATDLLAGVWQPAQQADVDRLVAESRTAADHFAAAGRAADLGSLAQELELGFQHIGEEQVDRLRQSLGLPAGAPNSDWRPAAVTV
- a CDS encoding cobyrinate a,c-diamide synthase; the protein is MNSIPRIVVAAPSSGAGKTTVATGLIAALAARGLKVSPHKVGPDYIDPGYHALAAGRPGRNLDAWMSGPERIAPLFAHGAAGADVAVVEGVMGLYDGAAGRGELASTAQVAKLLRAPVVLVVDASSQSRSVAALVHGFASWDPEVRLAGVILNKVASDRHETLLREALEEGSGVPVLGAVRRAGAVDTPSRHLGLVPAVERSAEAVRAVREMGELVAGSVDLNAVLALARSAPPLAAGPWDAAAEVEPVAGPRPRIALAGGAAFSFSYAENAELLTAAGAEVVAFDPLHDEQLPERTAALVIGGGFPEVYVSELSANAALRRAVAALAASGAPVVGECAGLLYLGRELDGLPMCGVLDATARMTSRLTLGYREAVALADSPLAAAGSRVRGHEFHRTTTDPAAGPSPAWAWRTPAGPHTEGHLHGSVHASYLHLHWTGAPELPARLVRHAAAHAASRAAAGE
- the cobO gene encoding cob(I)yrinic acid a,c-diamide adenosyltransferase, with the protein product MPKGVAENVPDDGLTTRQRRTLPITAVHTGPGKGKSTAAFGMALRAWNQGWPIGVFQFVKSAKWKVGEENALRVLGESGQGGMVAWHKMGSGWSWVQRDIESSEEAALEGWEQVKRDLAAETYRFYVLDEFTYPLHWGWIDVAEVVEVLRDRPGSQHVVVTGRNAPEPLLELADLVTEMTKLKHPMDAGRKGQRGIEW